A DNA window from Zingiber officinale cultivar Zhangliang chromosome 3A, Zo_v1.1, whole genome shotgun sequence contains the following coding sequences:
- the LOC122051191 gene encoding CBS domain-containing protein CBSX1, chloroplastic-like — MLLSVESLLLLPSPFLATRPFICLRHRRDAPLLARRRRRFLDLAGSGTARSASSLGRIGALTANSLPQSNDVYTVSDFMTKKEDLHIVKPNTSVDKALQMLVENRITGFPVIDDDWKLVGVVSDYDLLALDSISGSGRTDTSMFPEVDSTWKTFNEIQKLLNKTNGRIIGDVMTPAPLVVQETTNLEDAARLLLETKYRRLPVIDNDGKLVGLITRGNVVRAALQIKRDIEKNSKSKI; from the exons ATGCTGCTCTCCGTGGAGtctcttctcctccttccttCCCCCTTCCTCGCCACGAGGCCCTTCATTTGCCTCCGCCATCGCCGCGATGCGCCTCTCCTAGCTCGCCGTCGGCGTCGGTTCCTCGATCTGGCAGGCTCAGGAACGGCTAGGTCGGCTTCCTCCTTGGGGCGAATTGGGGCCCTGACGGCCAATTCTCTACCG CAAAGTAATGATGTTTATACAGTCAGTGATTTCATGACCAAAAAGGAAGATCTTCATATTGTGAAGCCTAACACTTCGGTGGATAAAG CACTGCAGATGTTAGTGGAGAACAGGATTACAGGATTTCCTGTGATTGATGATGATTGGAAGTTG GTTGGTGTCGTTTCAGATTATGATTTGTTAGCACTTGATTCAATTTCAG GCAGTGGACGAACTGACACAAGCATGTTTCCTGAGGTTGATAGTACGTGGAAA ACATTCAATGAAATCCAGAAGCTACTCAATAAAACTAATGGTAGAATTATTGGAGATGTGATGACTCCCGCTCCTCTTGTAGTTCAGGAAACAACCAACCTTGAAGATGCTGCAAG GTTACTACTTGAAACAAAATATCGCAGACTTCCAGTCATCGACAATGACGGTAAATTG GTTGGCCTCATTACGAGGGGAAATGTAGTTCGAGCAGCACTCCAAATAAAGCGTGACATTGAGAAAAATTCAAAGTCTAAGATTTGA